The Nicotiana tomentosiformis chromosome 9, ASM39032v3, whole genome shotgun sequence genome contains the following window.
caactcatcaagtgagATTTTGTCTAATTCCTTGGCTTCCTGGATTGCAGTGACTTTTGATTCCCATGAAGCTGGAAAGATTCTTAGAACTTTGCTAACCAGCTCTTCGGAGGTAAACACTTTTTCAAGTGATTTCAGTTCATTAGTTATTATAGTGAACCTAGTCATCATATCATGGATGGCCTCAGGCTCCTTCATGCAGAAGAGCTCATAGTTTCTCATGAGTAGCTCTATCATTGATCTCTTTACTTGGTTTATTCCTTCATGCGCAGTTTGGAGTGTATCCAATATCTGCTTTGCATTATAGCACACAGAAAATCTATTGTACTCATTAGGACCTAGTCCACAGATAAGGATTTTCTTAGCCtctgcattcttctccatcattctgAAATCTGCTTTCCACAAATTCGGAAAGGGTTTCTTAGGAACTgtttcattttgtgcattttgtttAGTAGGAATCAAAGGACCTTGGTTCACTATGGTTCATATTTCATAGTCTTAAGCTGTCAGAAAGTCTACCATTCTTGCTTTCCACTAACTGTAATATTTACCATTGAACAGGGGTGGCCTGATAGTTGATTGTCCTTCATTAATTTCGGGTCGACCACTCATCTTGTTTCCAAGATCTCTCTAGGTGTTAGACGTGTAAAtgaaagaacctgctctgataccaattgttaatTTGAATTCCCATATGGATTAATATAGAACTTGGTTCTTTACCGTGTTCCCTAAGCGTAAAGTAAATAAGCAATAAAATGAACACAATGATTTTTACGTAAAAAATCACCCGACTCAAAAGGTGCAGAAATTATGACTTACCACGTAGGATTTTCAACTCCAACTCCACTAGAACACtgagccaaaatgtatcaattacaATGCTGTAATTAAATACTCTCCAGTATTCCAACTACTCCTATTTGAGTCACATGTTACTCTAACTTGTGAAGAAAAACactcactccaactcactaaTTATTTTTGACACTTGATTACAACTTAATTTTTTAAAACACATTCACCAGACTAACTCAGGAAGAATACAATGCAAGTAATCGACTCGAGTAAACAACTTATGACTCTGTTGATGTGTAAAAGTATAGTTCAGAAGTCCAAAGTCGATCATATTTAAACACTTCAACTTGAGATCTTCTAGGAGTCATATTCATAGTCAGCTTCAtctttgataggactcctactgTTCCAAGGATTCCACAAGCTTTTTGACTTTTGTCTCTGACTGAATTATCCGTATCTTCTTGAGCAACGACCCTTATCACTTATAACAGTCTTCTTCCATCAAACTCGAACCTgagtaactttgagataaagttactgtCTTGTACAGCCGTACAAGTATCAACATGAGGAACATATCCTTTCTCCTGAGGAGCTGGTTCTTCAGAACAATTAAGCAGCTAcgttgaggacctggttctttgAACACTTAGTCATACTTTGTTAGTCATCAAACCTTCAATACTCAACAAAAACCAAACACGATATTACTATATGTGAATATAATCTATGCACTATTTTATGTGGACAGAATGAAAGATTATAATGcgtagaggcggatccaggatttaaactctATGGGTTCAATATTTGAGTTTTTTTAGCATTGAGcccattatattttaaaattatgggttcatagCTACTATTTGTTGtaatattaataaatatttacatATAAATTATGCTCTGCATCAAAAGTACTGGGTTCAGATGAACTCGATACCATAAGGCTAGATACGCTCCTAATAATACGTGTATCAATAATACATTTATAAGAGTATCTAAAGAAAAAATAGCTCTTAAATTAGGCAACTCATATACAAAAATCATGTACTATTATTCACCACTAATAATTCATATAATATTATTATTCACTGCATAACAATCTTTGCATTATAAAAATCCATACATTATAATCTGTGACAAGATCGTGAACTAAACAATTCTAAAACCTAGAGTTGAGCTCGTTATTGTAAGTGAATATTTGGTTACGAAAAGTAAAATAACTGAGCCACACAAGAGAATTTATCTATCATATTATATGTTGCTATGATGGGGATAGACCAATGGAACAAAGTTGGCCACTTTTTGCATATTCAAGCTAACAACTTCTCGTAGTTGGGCTAGTATAATCTACAAGTTGAAGGATGATCTCCTTTCTAGTTGATTGTGATTTTTGAGTCTGGAGCCCATTTAGTcttttactaaaaatatttggcTGCTATATAGACTTATAAAGCTTCTGCAGATGGAGGCGACCCAAGATTTGAAAGTTGGGGGAATGTGACATATGAGCGAACTGCTCAACCAGTGCCCGTTAGACTTTTGATCTTAATGGTTCCAAGCAAAATACATGTCTGTTTCTAATATATATACACTTATATATTTagaattttttccaaaattaacGGGATCTGGTTAACCCTTTTTCTCCAAGCATAGGCCCGTCTTTATCTACAGATTAAGCTGAAACAAAGCTTATAGTATGAAGGGCctaaaaaataatcaaaacattGACAGATTGGGCCTCATAAATCTTTCTGGCCCAAACTATTAAAAACTAGGGAGTTTTATAGCTTTACCCACAAAAACTAAACTAATTACCCTTGCCTACCCATTGATTTTTCTACCTACCAAACTAATTACCCTTCCTACCCATTGTAGCTTTTGTgggtaattgtttcttttttttttcctcatattcttttttattctctgcttttttttccttttccttcttttctccttttattttttctcgtttttatttatttatttttttttctctttttctgttCATATACTTTTTTCCAAAATTATattattctttattttctttattcacCATAATCTGATTTTATACTCAATTTGGCTCgtttcatttcattttttatttttctttccttttgtttatttttttaatttcacgTTCCTTTTCTAAATTCATTCAACTTTTTTCCCATACTACTATTTTATGTCTTCCGACACCTACTTCTTATACAATGAATATTATTTTCATGGAACTCCATCAAAAAATCATTTaagaaaattgtcacgaccccaaattcactagtcgtgatggcacctaacccaacccgctaggtaagctaatttatcacaaaccaattccaataacaattaataaagtgattaagtaaagaaatatttgatTCTTATACATTCCTCAAGgattgatagtacaaatcatgagcttctaagaatagagtttacaaagcggaaatgaagtaaatacatcatctgtttgaaaaatacattaacagagttttatagatctaaggctaccatgaacaagaggcagctacaaccgggacgcaggtacatcttcaaatccatctcccatcgaacacagcaacatcaacagtcagtatatgcacgcaaggtgcagaagtttagtatgagtacaaccgatcccatgtactcaataagtaacaaacctaatcttaggttgaaagtagtgacgagctaacaaaaaggtcgagtccaacaccaatattccacaacagttcattacaacatagtacaagtaacaaaagaggtatctcagaaataaaatgctcagtttgttcacagttccagaaaaataggcatttcttttcaagtatctcagtgaaaacccaaatcttttaccgaaaaaaaaagccaaatacgagtaagtttgaaaactataatttttcccaaaaatcctttcaacaataaataagatgtttcattttccttttagATAGTAAGTGTAAGAtgtctctctatgcccatatgtcaaaatgtatgagaggtcataaatgacgtgatactatacaacatgagaaaaaatacatctctatgcctgtatgtcaagtgtgcatgccaaatgcgatgcaaatcagtgataaagatcatacgcatactctcagagtatcaattcactctgtcctcccagtcactcagcactcaacactcggcactcgcactcagtaggtgcctgcgctcactaggggtatgcagactccggaggggctcctaacagcccaagcattataatccgcacggacaactcatgtgccgcacggacaattcacgtgctgcacgaacaactcacgtgccataatatcaatatctggaatcgcacggacaactcacgtgccataatatcaatatctgaaatcgcacggataactcacgtgctatagtaagccaatctgacctgctgcggcgtgcaacccgatcccataatcattctcacaatcaggccctcggcctcactcagtcatcaatctctccagtctctcgggctcccaATATCATGATACTAgtccgaaaataatgatataatgcatcaataaataacaacagagactgagatatgatatgcatatgaatgcgtatgactgaatatgtaatgcaatgaaagcagattactcaacaatagaaatgacctcagtgggtcccaactggataagcatgtagcctagacatggtttctaacataatcacatctcgataactctagtacgtagagattttatgatttcagacaagttctgttaattacacagtaccacagaaataacgaaaatcacagttcacatggtgcacgcccatacgcccgtcacctagtatttGTGTCACCTCACAATCAAAcatataacacgtatattcagggttcataccctcagctccaagattagaagagttacttacctcgaacaagccaataccaatgccgagcaagccaaacaatgctccaaagatgccatccagCACGTTCCgatctccgaacggctcgaaactaaccaaaaacaactcaagtacatcaaacaatgctaaaggaaccaatcccgatcgaaaaagatcaaatcttgaatcaaaagtccAAAACCGGCCCAAGGCCcaacccgggctcgcacctcgaaacccaacaaaatttataaaatccaacaacccattcaattacgagtctaaccatactagtttcacacaaatccgactccaattcgatgttcaaaactcaaaaattcacattatgaaactttaggccaaaacccccaatttcctctttaaaattcacaatccaattaccaaaaacgaaaatagattaaggaaatataaccaaaaccgagtagagaacacttaccccagtccacaagatgagaattgctccaagaatcgcctcaatctgagcttggaagtgttaaaatgaagccaaaatcgcgaacccttgtatttattaTTCTGTCCAGCACTTTTGCACCTGCGGCACATTAACCGCTTTTGcggcgtcgcatttgcgaccaaaacacgcttctgcggagaagcacTGGAGGTCTACCTTAGCACCTGCGGTAAAAACTCCGCTGCTGCGCACATGCAGGTGCGAGTCCAATTTGCGCTCCTGTGCTTAAGTTCGCTCTTGCACCTCTCACACCGCATCTGtgccttcgcagatgcggataaatcctccgcttctgcggactcctgCTCCCAGAAACACCTTCGCTCCTGCGACTcctttgtcgcttttgcgaccatcgcacctgcgcaaaaccagctgcaggtgcgatcacaccagaaccagcagccttcagcaatgcactatgcaacgaaaatgatctgaacctcgtccgaaactcatccgagccactcaagaccccgttcgaatatatcaacaagtacaataacataacacagacctactcgaggcctcaaatcaaacataacaacatcaaaacgacgaatcacacctcaactcaaaatcaataaactttgaaacttcaaactttcacaaccgatgtcgaaacttatcaaatcacgtccgattgacctcaaattttgtacacaagtcatatttgacattacagacgctccaacttccggaatcggatttcgaccccgatatcaaaaagtccactcccggtcaaaatttccaaaatttcaactttcgccatttcgagccaaattcaaccacgaacctccaaatcacaatccggacgcgctcctaagtccaaaatcacccaacggagctaataaaaccatcaaaattccaacccgaggtcaaatgctaaaaagtcaaacttggtcagttctttcaaatttaaaggtccctagttgagaatcattcttccaaatcagtcccgaataacctgaaaaccaaaaccgatgattcacacaaatcaaaatacatcatacggagctaatcACGCTCATAAACTACCAAGCGAattgcaaatactcaaaacgaccggttgggccattacattctcccctacttaaacatacgttcgtcctcgaatgtgtctagagttgttctcaaagccatcaaaccgccgtataaccttgccatgtatatacccgggggtgatcccacgtcaccctatttcatataggcccgacaacacaacataactgaagatcattactccaattttagcccataagccttagaatccaatttccaacatccggaatttctataaggtcagaatctcgcatctacacactgtataagtctgaacaagccgtaaccataacccaagatgtaatcacatgatataccgcataactcaaatactcatagcaataatttctaatcacagtGGATGCTCAAAACCACCCAATATCAGTAATAAACCTCATgccaaacaaaacctcattctaaaaccttcgtacactgccgatgatgaaagaaacacgcagaactcataaccattcatcagatcaatcagtcatggaattccctctcattcgacaagaactatacccaattctaagccgactttcgatattatccttccaaacatgctgtaattaattccgatagtatccattctaggtttaatgatctcatctcatccaacacgaccactctagtgacatgccgcatcaatacaatctaaagccataacacgtgcaatccgtgcaccaataagcaatattccaaatatactcaaatcatggaaaaCTGACTCAGAcgggagaactgtcccgcaaacttaacaagtaccaccacaacacaACGCTAAGAACcaatcacacaccgtagaacaaAAACACGCGAATCTAACgcaagggatcatatctcaacataactccgctgcaatgcgtgaccccatccaaacactggtccatatgaaatacctcagcccccatgctcaaaatcaataaacatgcgcaatccgacatcaagtactcaaagtgcattaccataaccatgaagaagcaaatgacacaataccacacaaaacccgaaagaacataacccataTGCCATCgaccatgcaatacccaattactcatctcgctcaacttccgctataaagcacaaatagaaccgcaccaggtgtgcttataaccaacgaatcacaactcctcatagcatagaagagtagctcacagatcatttcagaacacgaataagctcaacaacaaccgaatggcacatccctcaacaatagcagtatggaaccaaccaatccggctcggtgtagaatacacatcctaattgggcctaccaatggacccccaaatcaactcttgtcacccacaaatagataaataccctccgaaagtccacaatgactgaatcataacatatactatcatctggctagcttcggccacaacctcacagtccacaaccatgaaacaatctgctcttaagaactcccagcctccaaatccataaaacacacgaatcaccatatctgattccatctccaccgcccgaatgtctaacacatatctcatacacgatcatcccacggggaatacttctaaaattcttccgtgccacttagcaaaatttgaatatcagcagtcgatcaaccaggagagtgccgcagtacctgtgaagtatccataaatcaaaacacattgccctttatgaaatgtatactctcatcaagacATACTGATTAGTAATATcagttacctagtcatctgaaaccgtccatgttgcctaCGAATCTATGCCCTTCCCTTTCAAACTAgcctgtgaccttgcacatgcaaatctcaatcccacacaaaaCCACATCTACCGTGCCATcatgtgaagagtacaagaatctcataatcaactctgagtcccaagaaaaatacatacccgatcagtcaaaaaccttcaatttgatctcatcccggagaaaatcccaacacgcaacatattcctcacgccggtaggaaatatactcctcaaaccgtggtaaaaaccattgagaactctttgaaacccatttgcacataaccaagctatcagaaccgaatctctctaactcaacccagtcacgcaggtcgccaaaacccaaaaGCATTagcacgaaacacctgtggagactagccacatcataagtacccaaagaacttattatatccattactgtgctgacccaacctactaccacactgtcctatttctccaagtcccttccaaattgccttcaaattgatacttctctttGCTGgagcaccacgatccttaaccaaaaatcaccacacaagagaccctagtataaaaccacaacgccctaaggcccaaaagccattgacttccctcttaagcaccccaaagcaccacaaccgcgacccctactctaaagagaccttatgtgaacctaaactattttcttcaccttcttgatgctaaaatgcataatccacaacggtataaaaatgccacaagtctcgactccatccaatgtaactctcagtttttatccatatacaaatcttgaaaattccaaatcgctacatataaatctcgaatccatcagaaccattctcgagagtcatccactctactcaaatctcaattaaatcgACCAAACGAACCgaatgacctgtgccccattagcacaccaacacccaagggagtaacccacactcctaagcaaccgagcaaattcctactccatgtacattacacccttcacgaataaccactcaattattttatgattcccatatacccataaagtgtaatacaacctgtatcccgAATTTCCTTTAcgtgagtcatcctcgatctcgacctctgcaagtcataactgattcaccagtataccctgaactgaaaccaatacaacacataactgtgcaatcaactcgtcaatagcaggctcccccacttggctcaaagccatagaacaaaatagtcgataacatcacgatacccatactctattactgccagaatcctgcactgaaattcaactaaatccttcgtaagctcatgtaacacaaaccatataatacctcaaatcatctgcaaatcttgcattcatcctcgtgatagtcaggtcaattgttacaaccgatccaaactcaaatcgcacaaatataccccactggtagaaaagaaagccccCACATAACGTTATAAA
Protein-coding sequences here:
- the LOC138899154 gene encoding uncharacterized protein; its protein translation is MEKNAEAKKILICGLGPNEYNRFSVCYNAKQILDTLQTAHEGINQVKRSMIELLMRNYELFCMKEPEAIHDMMTRFTIITNELKSLEKVFTSEELVSKVLRIFPASWESKVTAIQEAKELDKISLDELVENLKTHEIRKIELCKEEPKKDKALVLKASENDESDYDGPDLSMFSKFNRFMKNSKSASKRETSSKPKQIDKTNYDGYYKCSKLDHMVKDCPMWEIERRKE